A stretch of the Ctenopharyngodon idella isolate HZGC_01 chromosome 14, HZGC01, whole genome shotgun sequence genome encodes the following:
- the sorbs2b gene encoding sorbin and SH3 domain-containing protein 2 isoform X3 — protein sequence MPELNEHSAYVIYGRKKDLEWHEGLFDIKTQEGEIFNMNTDSGGHIRKSATLLLTLTPMKRIQSSPNLYTLTDSESQSKDSDLWRPSSSTSDGLRNGDMCSSSLAAKGYRSVRPNFQDKKSPTPAQEHSVHSHRLLSTEDQISCSSQAEQSYMHPPSRELERHVASFAIRINPRPQISGRRTQALSLRPPTPPKRMDLPDSHSRPCPPLPSAAPPVPEVPVLLKQTYPGTALTSQSPPNRLRFSLDFISSRAPDHHPETPPPGPPSPGSEPLLGQSRCSSRAQSEASTAVLEELRACGLGPEGGTRTPSPTLSQMSAVTDNIWLHFPAASTANGQMTVNGGLTVPASPRIHLQRPFSPSTYPPPPSLSPSITAMQQARTTASESSTPVYTNVDPPARAPQTDRKETTGKALQYTGIGPVDETGIPIAIRTTVDRPKDWYKTMFKQIHVVPKSENEWPASRTATDPVTSTGTTISKQDKHAAPNAVQAHPAPKTGTYRPITKSVSDNGVYGFRVPAASSLPSPLPTSASTQQRSGEREAPLRGRSTPDMNEWGPPDRKVDTRKYRAEPRSIFDYEPGKSSVLEQERTPPKKRLDYNPDSSPRFRAETSLYQPSSDRSLERPSSSASDNKRRRKSEPATAQPRAQSSVGTTQTSVRPPEPPKSSSTQRNPLTSPGSLAATRTKDQDTSREYSYPDVGSHTQQSSRQTPEVREKLPARAIYDFKAQTAKELTFKKGETVYITRQIDNNWYEGEYRGHVGIFPISYVEKIPPSERHQPARPPPPAQSREIGEAIARYNFNADTNVELSLRKGERVILLRQVDKNWFEGKIPGTNKQGIFPVSYVDVVKKTTVQSTGQPPGPNIPTSYSSDRLNSRPSSARTLYNSPSPTVRPFSSSSPSPQRATHLQAITSEWLALTLGLSPSGTPAPTPPPFPSNFQPYYEVLDSAISPSPASSMLGRSPALTPHSSTPALKEGHFIPIFSPKSYMSPEPSLSPQPYLTSASFTPSPTSPSFDTSPRSASVIEILSSQKSDLPEKELQLFSDCKDHYKPGQTDSPKLRSPIDLVVFEAHESPLDILPPKDPDDDLCEELVSIIKASQSKGTFVEEEGFYRQEPDIMEKLPRLFIEEEPKEDNSFLNEPLTSNTFAPVQHAQSEGSDTEMSLSFTQPSSAKYSPPSPRSTPPLPGVSQSPPPSAKLFSRQDLRSPKVKPVLRRDVVVVGKPPRSPVMSRRSCGSPVRGQNFSPSHRSQRQAYVHDPLQGVGEPFQALYNYTPRNEDELELKEGDVVDVMEKCDDGWFVGTCRRTKFFGTFPGNYVKRL from the exons AACTGAATGAACACTCTGCCTATGTGATctatggaagaaagaaagatctggaatggcatgaag GACTGTTTGACATCAAGACACAAGAAGGAGAGATCTTCAACATGAACACAG ACAGTGGAGGACATATCCGCAAAAGCGCCACGCTTTTACTCACTCTAACCCCCATGAAGAGAATCCAGAGCTCACCAAACCTATACACGCTCACAG ACTCTGAATCACAATCCAAAGATTCAG ATTTATGGAGGCCCAGCAGCAGCACCAGTGATGGTCTGAGAAACGGTGACATGTGCTCTTCCTCTCTGGCAGCTAAAGGCTACAGAAGTGTCAGGCCCAACTTTCAGGATAAAAAGTCTCCCACACCA GCACAAGAGCATAGTGTCCATTCCCACAGACTGCTGTCCACAGAGGACCAAATCTCATGCTCTTCACAAGCAGAGCAGTCCTACATGCACCCCCCATCTAGGGAGTTGGAGAGACACGTAGCTTCCTTCGCCATTCGCATTAACCCTAGGCCACAGATATCGGGACGGCGCACACAGGCACTGTCTTTGAGACCCCCTACCCCTCCTAAAAGGATGGACCTCCCGGATAGCCACTCACGCCCCTGCCCTCCACTGCCATCTGCAGCCCCTCCAGTG CCTGAGGTACCAGTCCTTCTTAAACAAACCTATCCTGGAACAGCACTGACCTCACAGTCACCCCCTAATCGGCTCAGATTCTCCCTCGATTTCATCAGCTCCAGAGCACCTGACCATCACCCCGAGACCCCTCCTCCAGGCCCTCCCTCTCCCGGCTCGGAGCCTCTACTGGGGCAGAGCCGCTGTTCTTCCCGCGCTCAGAGCGAAGCATCCACAGCAGTGCTGGAGGAGTTGAGGGCGTGTGGACTAGGCCCAGAGGGTGGCACTCGTACCCCATCTCCAACCCTCAGCCAGATGAGTGCGGTCACAGACAACATCTGGTTACACTTCCCTGCAGCTAGCACCGCTAAT GGCCAGATGACTGTGAACGGGGGTCTGACTGTGCCAGCAAGTCCTCGTATTCACCTCCAAAGACCCTTCTCTCCCTCAACATACCCTCCTCCTCCTTCACTGAGCCCTAGTATTACAGCCATGCAGCAGGCTAGAACCACTG CCTCTGAGTCCAGCACTCCAGTCTACACCAACGTGGATCCTCCAGCACGAGCGCCACAGACTGACAGGAAAGAAACAACAGGAAAAGCTCTGCAATATACTGGCATCGGTCCTGTGGATGAGACCGGGATTCCCATTGCCATACGAACG ACTGTTGACAGGCCAAAAGATTGGTACAAGACCATGTTCAAACAGATTCATGTGGTGCCTAAATCAG AGAACGAGTGGCCTGCATCCCGTACTGCCACAGACCCTGTTACAAGTACTGGTACAACTATTTCTAAACAag ATAAGCATGCTGCCCCTAATGCTGTTCAGGCCCATCCTGCACCTAAAACTGGCACTTACCGGCCCATCACCAAGAGTGTCTCTGATAATGGCGTATACGGTTTCAGGGTGCCTGCTGCCTCTTCTCTCCCTTCTCCTCTGCCCACATCAGCATCCACACAGCAGAGATCCGGTGAAAGGGAGGCACCACTGAGAGGGAGGAGCACACCTGACAT GAATGAGTGGGGTCCTCCTGATAGAAAGGTTGACACACGGAAATACAGAGCAGAGCCAAGGAGTATTTTTGACTATGAGCCGGGGAAGTCGTCTGTTTTAGAGCAAGAAAGAACG CCTCCAAAAAAACGTCTTGATTACAATCCAGACAGCTCACCTCGATTCCGCGCAGAG ACCTCCCTTTATCAGCCATCCTCAGACAGGAGCCTTGAAAGGCCATCAAG CTCTGCAAGTGATAACAAGAGGAGACGGAAATCTGAACCTGCAACAGCTCAGCCCAGGGCACAGAGCAGCGTGGGCACAACACAAACGTCTGTGAGACCACCAGAGCCGCCCAAGAGCAGCAGCACCCAGAGGAATCCCCTCACCAGCCCCGGTTCCCTCGCGGCCACCAGGACTAAAG ATCAGGACACATCCAGAGAATATTCTTACCCTGATGTGGGCAGCCACACACAGCAGAGCAGCAGACAAACCCCTGAAGTCAGAGAG AAACTGCCAGCCAGAGCAATATATGACTTCAAAGCACAGACAGCGAA aGAGCTGACGTTTAAGAAAGGAGAGACGGTATACATCACTAGGCAGATAGATAATAACTGGTATGAAGGAGAATATCGTGGACATGTGGGCATCTTCCCTATCTCATATGTTGAG AAAATCCCTCCTTCAGAGAGACATCAGCCAGCGAGACCTCCTCCGCCAGCTCAAAGCAGAGAAATTGGAGAAGCAATTGCCCGCTACAACTTTAATGCTGATACTAATGTGGAACTTTCATTaagaaaa GGAGAGCGCGTTATTCTGTTGCGGCAGGTGGATAAGAACTGGTTTGAGGGCAAGATCCCCGGTACAAACAAACAAGGGATTTTTCCAGTGTCTTATGTGGATGTTGTTAAGAAGACCACAGTACAAAGTACTGGTCAACCTCCTGGGCCCAATATACCCACCAGCTACTCCAGTGACAGACTGAACAGTAGG CCGTCATCTGCACGTACCCTCTACAACTCTCCATCCCCTACTGTCCGTCCATTCTCCTCATCCTCTCCTAGTCCACAAAGAGCCACACACCTTCAGGCCATCACCAGCGAGTGGTTGGCCCTCACTCTGGGTCTGTCTCCTTCAGGAACCCCTGCCCCTACACCTCCTCCCTTCCCTTCCAATTTCCAGCCATACTATGAAGTTTTGGACTCTGCCATTTCCCCTTCTCCTGCCTCCTCCATGCTGGGCCGCTCTCCAGCCCTCACTCCCCACTCCTCCACTCCTGCGCTCAAAGAGGGCCACTTCATTCCCATCTTCTCCCCAAAGTCTTACATGTCCCCCGAACCCAGCCTGTCACCTCAACCTTACCTCACCTCCGCCTCCTTCACTCCTTCGCCCACCTCACCCTCATTTGACACCAGCCCCAGGTCTGCCAGTGTCATAGAGATCCTTTCCAGTCAAAAATCAGATTTACCCGAGAAGGAACTGCAGTTGTTCTCAGATTGCAAAGACCATTATAAACCAGGCCAGACAGACTCCCCTAAATTGCGTAGCCCTATTGACTTGGTTGTTTTTGAGGCACATGAATCCCCATTGGATATTCTGCCACCAAAAGACCCCGATGATGATCTATGTGAGGAGTTAGTGTCAATCATTAAGGCCAGCCAATCAAAGGGCACATTCGTAGAAGAGGAGGGATTTTATCGCCAGGAACCAGATATAATGGAAAAGCTTCCCAGACTGTTTATAGAGGAAGAGCCGAAAGAAGACAACAGCTTCTTAAATGAACCCCTGACATCAAATACATTTGCTCCAGTCCAACACGCCCAGAGTGAGGGTTCAGATACTGAG ATGTCATTGTCGTTCACACAGCCCTCATCGGCTAAATACTCTCCCCCTTCCCCGCGCTCCACCCCCCCTTTGCCTGGGGTTTCACAGTCGCCCCCTCCCTCTGCAAAACTGTTCTCTCGACAGGACCTCCGCTCCCCAAAGGTCAAG CCTGTGTTAAGGCGTGATGTTGTGGTTGTTGGTAAGCCCCCTCGTAGCCCTGTGATGTCTAGGAGGTCCTGCGGATCGCCTGTTAGAGGTCAAAACTTTTCACCATCTCATAGG tCCCAAAGACAAGCATATGTTCATGATCCACTTCAAGGTGTAGGAGAACC ATTTCAAGCCCTGTATAACTACACGCCACGAAATGAAGATGAGCTGGAACTGAAGGAGGGGGATGTTGTTGACGTCATGGAGAAGTGTGATGATGGATGGTTTGTGG gaACGTGCAGGAGAACCAAATTTTTCGGAACCTTTCCTGGGAACTATGTGAAGCGGCTATAA
- the sorbs2b gene encoding vinexin isoform X17: MSAVTDNIWLHFPAASTANGQMTVNGGLTVPASPRIHLQRPFSPSTYPPPPSLSPSITAMQQARTTASESSTPVYTNVDPPARAPQTDRKETTGKALQYTGIGPVDETGIPIAIRTTVDRPKDWYKTMFKQIHVVPKSENEWPASRTATDPVTSTGTTISKQDKHAAPNAVQAHPAPKTGTYRPITKSVSDNGVYGFRVPAASSLPSPLPTSASTQQRSGEREAPLRGRSTPDMNEWGPPDRKVDTRKYRAEPRSIFDYEPGKSSVLEQERTTSNLRPEDIDLENEPWYKFFAELEFGRPPPKKRLDYNPDSSPRFRAETSLYQPSSDRSLERPSSSASDNKRRRKSEPATAQPRAQSSVGTTQTSVRPPEPPKSSSTQRNPLTSPGSLAATRTKDQDTSREYSYPDVGSHTQQSSRQTPEVREKLPARAIYDFKAQTAKELTFKKGETVYITRQIDNNWYEGEYRGHVGIFPISYVEKIPPSERHQPARPPPPAQSREIGEAIARYNFNADTNVELSLRKGERVILLRQVDKNWFEGKIPGTNKQGIFPVSYVDVVKKTTVQSTGQPPGPNIPTSYSSDRLNSRPSSARTLYNSPSPTVRPFSSSSPSPQRATHLQAITSEWLALTLGLSPSGTPAPTPPPFPSNFQPYYEVLDSAISPSPASSMLGRSPALTPHSSTPALKEGHFIPIFSPKSYMSPEPSLSPQPYLTSASFTPSPTSPSFDTSPRSASVIEILSSQKSDLPEKELQLFSDCKDHYKPGQTDSPKLRSPIDLVVFEAHESPLDILPPKDPDDDLCEELVSIIKASQSKGTFVEEEGFYRQEPDIMEKLPRLFIEEEPKEDNSFLNEPLTSNTFAPVQHAQSEGSDTEMSLSFTQPSSAKYSPPSPRSTPPLPGVSQSPPPSAKLFSRQDLRSPKVKPVLRRDVVVVGKPPRSPVMSRRSCGSPVRGQNFSPSHRSQRQAYVHDPLQGVGEPFQALYNYTPRNEDELELKEGDVVDVMEKCDDGWFVGTCRRTKFFGTFPGNYVKRL, encoded by the exons ATGAGTGCGGTCACAGACAACATCTGGTTACACTTCCCTGCAGCTAGCACCGCTAAT GGCCAGATGACTGTGAACGGGGGTCTGACTGTGCCAGCAAGTCCTCGTATTCACCTCCAAAGACCCTTCTCTCCCTCAACATACCCTCCTCCTCCTTCACTGAGCCCTAGTATTACAGCCATGCAGCAGGCTAGAACCACTG CCTCTGAGTCCAGCACTCCAGTCTACACCAACGTGGATCCTCCAGCACGAGCGCCACAGACTGACAGGAAAGAAACAACAGGAAAAGCTCTGCAATATACTGGCATCGGTCCTGTGGATGAGACCGGGATTCCCATTGCCATACGAACG ACTGTTGACAGGCCAAAAGATTGGTACAAGACCATGTTCAAACAGATTCATGTGGTGCCTAAATCAG AGAACGAGTGGCCTGCATCCCGTACTGCCACAGACCCTGTTACAAGTACTGGTACAACTATTTCTAAACAag ATAAGCATGCTGCCCCTAATGCTGTTCAGGCCCATCCTGCACCTAAAACTGGCACTTACCGGCCCATCACCAAGAGTGTCTCTGATAATGGCGTATACGGTTTCAGGGTGCCTGCTGCCTCTTCTCTCCCTTCTCCTCTGCCCACATCAGCATCCACACAGCAGAGATCCGGTGAAAGGGAGGCACCACTGAGAGGGAGGAGCACACCTGACAT GAATGAGTGGGGTCCTCCTGATAGAAAGGTTGACACACGGAAATACAGAGCAGAGCCAAGGAGTATTTTTGACTATGAGCCGGGGAAGTCGTCTGTTTTAGAGCAAGAAAGAACG ACAAGTAACTTAAGACCTGAGGACATAGATTTAGAGAATGAGCCGTGGTATAAGTTCTTTGCTGAACTGGAGTTTGGGCGGCCG CCTCCAAAAAAACGTCTTGATTACAATCCAGACAGCTCACCTCGATTCCGCGCAGAG ACCTCCCTTTATCAGCCATCCTCAGACAGGAGCCTTGAAAGGCCATCAAG CTCTGCAAGTGATAACAAGAGGAGACGGAAATCTGAACCTGCAACAGCTCAGCCCAGGGCACAGAGCAGCGTGGGCACAACACAAACGTCTGTGAGACCACCAGAGCCGCCCAAGAGCAGCAGCACCCAGAGGAATCCCCTCACCAGCCCCGGTTCCCTCGCGGCCACCAGGACTAAAG ATCAGGACACATCCAGAGAATATTCTTACCCTGATGTGGGCAGCCACACACAGCAGAGCAGCAGACAAACCCCTGAAGTCAGAGAG AAACTGCCAGCCAGAGCAATATATGACTTCAAAGCACAGACAGCGAA aGAGCTGACGTTTAAGAAAGGAGAGACGGTATACATCACTAGGCAGATAGATAATAACTGGTATGAAGGAGAATATCGTGGACATGTGGGCATCTTCCCTATCTCATATGTTGAG AAAATCCCTCCTTCAGAGAGACATCAGCCAGCGAGACCTCCTCCGCCAGCTCAAAGCAGAGAAATTGGAGAAGCAATTGCCCGCTACAACTTTAATGCTGATACTAATGTGGAACTTTCATTaagaaaa GGAGAGCGCGTTATTCTGTTGCGGCAGGTGGATAAGAACTGGTTTGAGGGCAAGATCCCCGGTACAAACAAACAAGGGATTTTTCCAGTGTCTTATGTGGATGTTGTTAAGAAGACCACAGTACAAAGTACTGGTCAACCTCCTGGGCCCAATATACCCACCAGCTACTCCAGTGACAGACTGAACAGTAGG CCGTCATCTGCACGTACCCTCTACAACTCTCCATCCCCTACTGTCCGTCCATTCTCCTCATCCTCTCCTAGTCCACAAAGAGCCACACACCTTCAGGCCATCACCAGCGAGTGGTTGGCCCTCACTCTGGGTCTGTCTCCTTCAGGAACCCCTGCCCCTACACCTCCTCCCTTCCCTTCCAATTTCCAGCCATACTATGAAGTTTTGGACTCTGCCATTTCCCCTTCTCCTGCCTCCTCCATGCTGGGCCGCTCTCCAGCCCTCACTCCCCACTCCTCCACTCCTGCGCTCAAAGAGGGCCACTTCATTCCCATCTTCTCCCCAAAGTCTTACATGTCCCCCGAACCCAGCCTGTCACCTCAACCTTACCTCACCTCCGCCTCCTTCACTCCTTCGCCCACCTCACCCTCATTTGACACCAGCCCCAGGTCTGCCAGTGTCATAGAGATCCTTTCCAGTCAAAAATCAGATTTACCCGAGAAGGAACTGCAGTTGTTCTCAGATTGCAAAGACCATTATAAACCAGGCCAGACAGACTCCCCTAAATTGCGTAGCCCTATTGACTTGGTTGTTTTTGAGGCACATGAATCCCCATTGGATATTCTGCCACCAAAAGACCCCGATGATGATCTATGTGAGGAGTTAGTGTCAATCATTAAGGCCAGCCAATCAAAGGGCACATTCGTAGAAGAGGAGGGATTTTATCGCCAGGAACCAGATATAATGGAAAAGCTTCCCAGACTGTTTATAGAGGAAGAGCCGAAAGAAGACAACAGCTTCTTAAATGAACCCCTGACATCAAATACATTTGCTCCAGTCCAACACGCCCAGAGTGAGGGTTCAGATACTGAG ATGTCATTGTCGTTCACACAGCCCTCATCGGCTAAATACTCTCCCCCTTCCCCGCGCTCCACCCCCCCTTTGCCTGGGGTTTCACAGTCGCCCCCTCCCTCTGCAAAACTGTTCTCTCGACAGGACCTCCGCTCCCCAAAGGTCAAG CCTGTGTTAAGGCGTGATGTTGTGGTTGTTGGTAAGCCCCCTCGTAGCCCTGTGATGTCTAGGAGGTCCTGCGGATCGCCTGTTAGAGGTCAAAACTTTTCACCATCTCATAGG tCCCAAAGACAAGCATATGTTCATGATCCACTTCAAGGTGTAGGAGAACC ATTTCAAGCCCTGTATAACTACACGCCACGAAATGAAGATGAGCTGGAACTGAAGGAGGGGGATGTTGTTGACGTCATGGAGAAGTGTGATGATGGATGGTTTGTGG gaACGTGCAGGAGAACCAAATTTTTCGGAACCTTTCCTGGGAACTATGTGAAGCGGCTATAA
- the sorbs2b gene encoding vinexin isoform X12 has product MPELNEHSAYVIYGRKKDLEWHEGLFDIKTQEGEIFNMNTDSESQSKDSDLWRPSSSTSDGLRNGDMCSSSLAAKGYRSVRPNFQDKKSPTPPEVPVLLKQTYPGTALTSQSPPNRLRFSLDFISSRAPDHHPETPPPGPPSPGSEPLLGQSRCSSRAQSEASTAVLEELRACGLGPEGGTRTPSPTLSQMSAVTDNIWLHFPAASTANGQMTVNGGLTVPASPRIHLQRPFSPSTYPPPPSLSPSITAMQQARTTASESSTPVYTNVDPPARAPQTDRKETTGKALQYTGIGPVDETGIPIAIRTTVDRPKDWYKTMFKQIHVVPKSENEWPASRTATDPVTSTGTTISKQDKHAAPNAVQAHPAPKTGTYRPITKSVSDNGVYGFRVPAASSLPSPLPTSASTQQRSGEREAPLRGRSTPDMNEWGPPDRKVDTRKYRAEPRSIFDYEPGKSSVLEQERTTSNLRPEDIDLENEPWYKFFAELEFGRPPPKKRLDYNPDSSPRFRAETSLYQPSSDRSLERPSSSASDNKRRRKSEPATAQPRAQSSVGTTQTSVRPPEPPKSSSTQRNPLTSPGSLAATRTKDQDTSREYSYPDVGSHTQQSSRQTPEVREKLPARAIYDFKAQTAKELTFKKGETVYITRQIDNNWYEGEYRGHVGIFPISYVEKIPPSERHQPARPPPPAQSREIGEAIARYNFNADTNVELSLRKGERVILLRQVDKNWFEGKIPGTNKQGIFPVSYVDVVKKTTVQSTGQPPGPNIPTSYSSDRLNSRPSSARTLYNSPSPTVRPFSSSSPSPQRATHLQAITSEWLALTLGLSPSGTPAPTPPPFPSNFQPYYEVLDSAISPSPASSMLGRSPALTPHSSTPALKEGHFIPIFSPKSYMSPEPSLSPQPYLTSASFTPSPTSPSFDTSPRSASVIEILSSQKSDLPEKELQLFSDCKDHYKPGQTDSPKLRSPIDLVVFEAHESPLDILPPKDPDDDLCEELVSIIKASQSKGTFVEEEGFYRQEPDIMEKLPRLFIEEEPKEDNSFLNEPLTSNTFAPVQHAQSEGSDTEMSLSFTQPSSAKYSPPSPRSTPPLPGVSQSPPPSAKLFSRQDLRSPKVKPVLRRDVVVVGKPPRSPVMSRRSCGSPVRGQNFSPSHRSQRQAYVHDPLQGVGEPFQALYNYTPRNEDELELKEGDVVDVMEKCDDGWFVGTCRRTKFFGTFPGNYVKRL; this is encoded by the exons AACTGAATGAACACTCTGCCTATGTGATctatggaagaaagaaagatctggaatggcatgaag GACTGTTTGACATCAAGACACAAGAAGGAGAGATCTTCAACATGAACACAG ACTCTGAATCACAATCCAAAGATTCAG ATTTATGGAGGCCCAGCAGCAGCACCAGTGATGGTCTGAGAAACGGTGACATGTGCTCTTCCTCTCTGGCAGCTAAAGGCTACAGAAGTGTCAGGCCCAACTTTCAGGATAAAAAGTCTCCCACACCA CCTGAGGTACCAGTCCTTCTTAAACAAACCTATCCTGGAACAGCACTGACCTCACAGTCACCCCCTAATCGGCTCAGATTCTCCCTCGATTTCATCAGCTCCAGAGCACCTGACCATCACCCCGAGACCCCTCCTCCAGGCCCTCCCTCTCCCGGCTCGGAGCCTCTACTGGGGCAGAGCCGCTGTTCTTCCCGCGCTCAGAGCGAAGCATCCACAGCAGTGCTGGAGGAGTTGAGGGCGTGTGGACTAGGCCCAGAGGGTGGCACTCGTACCCCATCTCCAACCCTCAGCCAGATGAGTGCGGTCACAGACAACATCTGGTTACACTTCCCTGCAGCTAGCACCGCTAAT GGCCAGATGACTGTGAACGGGGGTCTGACTGTGCCAGCAAGTCCTCGTATTCACCTCCAAAGACCCTTCTCTCCCTCAACATACCCTCCTCCTCCTTCACTGAGCCCTAGTATTACAGCCATGCAGCAGGCTAGAACCACTG CCTCTGAGTCCAGCACTCCAGTCTACACCAACGTGGATCCTCCAGCACGAGCGCCACAGACTGACAGGAAAGAAACAACAGGAAAAGCTCTGCAATATACTGGCATCGGTCCTGTGGATGAGACCGGGATTCCCATTGCCATACGAACG ACTGTTGACAGGCCAAAAGATTGGTACAAGACCATGTTCAAACAGATTCATGTGGTGCCTAAATCAG AGAACGAGTGGCCTGCATCCCGTACTGCCACAGACCCTGTTACAAGTACTGGTACAACTATTTCTAAACAag ATAAGCATGCTGCCCCTAATGCTGTTCAGGCCCATCCTGCACCTAAAACTGGCACTTACCGGCCCATCACCAAGAGTGTCTCTGATAATGGCGTATACGGTTTCAGGGTGCCTGCTGCCTCTTCTCTCCCTTCTCCTCTGCCCACATCAGCATCCACACAGCAGAGATCCGGTGAAAGGGAGGCACCACTGAGAGGGAGGAGCACACCTGACAT GAATGAGTGGGGTCCTCCTGATAGAAAGGTTGACACACGGAAATACAGAGCAGAGCCAAGGAGTATTTTTGACTATGAGCCGGGGAAGTCGTCTGTTTTAGAGCAAGAAAGAACG ACAAGTAACTTAAGACCTGAGGACATAGATTTAGAGAATGAGCCGTGGTATAAGTTCTTTGCTGAACTGGAGTTTGGGCGGCCG CCTCCAAAAAAACGTCTTGATTACAATCCAGACAGCTCACCTCGATTCCGCGCAGAG ACCTCCCTTTATCAGCCATCCTCAGACAGGAGCCTTGAAAGGCCATCAAG CTCTGCAAGTGATAACAAGAGGAGACGGAAATCTGAACCTGCAACAGCTCAGCCCAGGGCACAGAGCAGCGTGGGCACAACACAAACGTCTGTGAGACCACCAGAGCCGCCCAAGAGCAGCAGCACCCAGAGGAATCCCCTCACCAGCCCCGGTTCCCTCGCGGCCACCAGGACTAAAG ATCAGGACACATCCAGAGAATATTCTTACCCTGATGTGGGCAGCCACACACAGCAGAGCAGCAGACAAACCCCTGAAGTCAGAGAG AAACTGCCAGCCAGAGCAATATATGACTTCAAAGCACAGACAGCGAA aGAGCTGACGTTTAAGAAAGGAGAGACGGTATACATCACTAGGCAGATAGATAATAACTGGTATGAAGGAGAATATCGTGGACATGTGGGCATCTTCCCTATCTCATATGTTGAG AAAATCCCTCCTTCAGAGAGACATCAGCCAGCGAGACCTCCTCCGCCAGCTCAAAGCAGAGAAATTGGAGAAGCAATTGCCCGCTACAACTTTAATGCTGATACTAATGTGGAACTTTCATTaagaaaa GGAGAGCGCGTTATTCTGTTGCGGCAGGTGGATAAGAACTGGTTTGAGGGCAAGATCCCCGGTACAAACAAACAAGGGATTTTTCCAGTGTCTTATGTGGATGTTGTTAAGAAGACCACAGTACAAAGTACTGGTCAACCTCCTGGGCCCAATATACCCACCAGCTACTCCAGTGACAGACTGAACAGTAGG CCGTCATCTGCACGTACCCTCTACAACTCTCCATCCCCTACTGTCCGTCCATTCTCCTCATCCTCTCCTAGTCCACAAAGAGCCACACACCTTCAGGCCATCACCAGCGAGTGGTTGGCCCTCACTCTGGGTCTGTCTCCTTCAGGAACCCCTGCCCCTACACCTCCTCCCTTCCCTTCCAATTTCCAGCCATACTATGAAGTTTTGGACTCTGCCATTTCCCCTTCTCCTGCCTCCTCCATGCTGGGCCGCTCTCCAGCCCTCACTCCCCACTCCTCCACTCCTGCGCTCAAAGAGGGCCACTTCATTCCCATCTTCTCCCCAAAGTCTTACATGTCCCCCGAACCCAGCCTGTCACCTCAACCTTACCTCACCTCCGCCTCCTTCACTCCTTCGCCCACCTCACCCTCATTTGACACCAGCCCCAGGTCTGCCAGTGTCATAGAGATCCTTTCCAGTCAAAAATCAGATTTACCCGAGAAGGAACTGCAGTTGTTCTCAGATTGCAAAGACCATTATAAACCAGGCCAGACAGACTCCCCTAAATTGCGTAGCCCTATTGACTTGGTTGTTTTTGAGGCACATGAATCCCCATTGGATATTCTGCCACCAAAAGACCCCGATGATGATCTATGTGAGGAGTTAGTGTCAATCATTAAGGCCAGCCAATCAAAGGGCACATTCGTAGAAGAGGAGGGATTTTATCGCCAGGAACCAGATATAATGGAAAAGCTTCCCAGACTGTTTATAGAGGAAGAGCCGAAAGAAGACAACAGCTTCTTAAATGAACCCCTGACATCAAATACATTTGCTCCAGTCCAACACGCCCAGAGTGAGGGTTCAGATACTGAG ATGTCATTGTCGTTCACACAGCCCTCATCGGCTAAATACTCTCCCCCTTCCCCGCGCTCCACCCCCCCTTTGCCTGGGGTTTCACAGTCGCCCCCTCCCTCTGCAAAACTGTTCTCTCGACAGGACCTCCGCTCCCCAAAGGTCAAG CCTGTGTTAAGGCGTGATGTTGTGGTTGTTGGTAAGCCCCCTCGTAGCCCTGTGATGTCTAGGAGGTCCTGCGGATCGCCTGTTAGAGGTCAAAACTTTTCACCATCTCATAGG tCCCAAAGACAAGCATATGTTCATGATCCACTTCAAGGTGTAGGAGAACC ATTTCAAGCCCTGTATAACTACACGCCACGAAATGAAGATGAGCTGGAACTGAAGGAGGGGGATGTTGTTGACGTCATGGAGAAGTGTGATGATGGATGGTTTGTGG gaACGTGCAGGAGAACCAAATTTTTCGGAACCTTTCCTGGGAACTATGTGAAGCGGCTATAA